A single genomic interval of Stieleria maiorica harbors:
- the rplA gene encoding 50S ribosomal protein L1 yields MGKKSKRYRAALEKQPANTLPLDEAVTALKAYDSTKFDQTVEIHMRLGVDPNQADQIIRGSLVLPHGIGKQQRVVVFAKGDAANAAKEAGADEVGQEDLAKKIKDGWTDFDVCIAAPDMMGLVGPLGRVLGPRGLMPSPRAGTVTPDVGKVVSEYKAGKVEFRNDKGGNVHAMVGKMSFEADKLVDNINAFIQFVDGLKPQTIKGTYVKGVAICATMSPSVRVTC; encoded by the coding sequence ATGGGTAAAAAATCAAAGCGGTATCGCGCCGCGCTCGAAAAGCAACCAGCCAACACGCTTCCTCTGGACGAAGCGGTCACCGCGCTCAAGGCGTACGATTCGACCAAGTTTGATCAAACGGTCGAAATCCACATGCGGCTGGGCGTCGATCCGAACCAAGCCGACCAGATCATCCGCGGTTCGCTGGTGCTTCCTCACGGGATCGGAAAACAGCAACGCGTCGTCGTGTTCGCCAAGGGCGACGCAGCGAACGCCGCGAAAGAAGCGGGTGCCGATGAAGTCGGCCAAGAAGACTTGGCCAAGAAGATCAAGGACGGTTGGACAGACTTTGATGTCTGCATCGCCGCACCCGACATGATGGGATTGGTCGGCCCCTTGGGACGCGTTCTGGGGCCTCGTGGTCTGATGCCCAGCCCACGTGCGGGAACCGTCACCCCCGACGTCGGCAAGGTCGTCAGCGAGTACAAGGCCGGGAAGGTCGAGTTCCGCAACGACAAGGGCGGCAACGTCCACGCGATGGTCGGGAAGATGAGTTTCGAAGCTGACAAGCTGGTCGACAACATCAACGCGTTCATCCAATTCGTGGACGGCCTGAAACCGCAGACCATCAAAGGCACGTACGTCAAAGGCGTGGCGATCTGCGCAACGATGAGCCCGAGCGTGCGAGTCACGTGCTAG
- a CDS encoding CinA family protein, protein MDLESQARQLVELLDEKRQTLVLAESCTGGLVAATLATVPGVSAWLAGSLVVYQEASKQRWLGVAEETLAEHTAVSAPVAHQMVAGALQTTPHADLAASVTGHLGPNAPAEFDGLIYVGVGRRGQPPRTWGVELKAPKRVGRQRESALVVIETLIGVLERLK, encoded by the coding sequence ATGGACCTGGAATCGCAAGCACGACAACTGGTGGAACTTCTTGACGAAAAACGTCAGACACTGGTGCTGGCCGAAAGCTGCACCGGCGGGCTGGTCGCGGCCACGCTGGCCACCGTACCGGGCGTGTCGGCTTGGCTGGCCGGATCGCTGGTCGTCTACCAAGAAGCGAGCAAGCAGCGCTGGCTGGGTGTGGCCGAAGAAACGCTCGCCGAACACACCGCCGTCAGCGCCCCGGTCGCGCATCAAATGGTTGCCGGGGCGCTCCAGACGACCCCCCATGCCGACCTGGCGGCCTCGGTGACGGGGCACCTGGGGCCGAACGCCCCGGCAGAATTTGATGGTCTGATTTACGTCGGCGTGGGTCGACGCGGCCAGCCGCCGCGCACCTGGGGCGTGGAGCTGAAGGCCCCCAAGCGTGTCGGCCGGCAACGCGAATCGGCGCTCGTCGTGATCGAAACCTTGATCGGGGTCCTGGAACGGCTGAAGTAG